The stretch of DNA TGTTCTGGTATTCATATCATGATGTTGGCGTCGGGTTTGGGCTTTTGACTGGAGGCTGCGAGATTGGTCAATCCAGTTTATCTGGGACAACTCTGGGAACGATCCGAACGTCAAGGCAAGCTTCCAACTACGTGACTTTGTAGGAATATTCAGCTCTCTATTATTATCCTTCAACACGCTGAGCTTATCTGAATTCCTTATTTTGCTGAGGATACCGACCGGAGTGGATGGATCAATCGTCATACGTATAGTGAAATGTCGCATTTACTGCCGCGGGGAAGGGCGCAGGTTCCTCTACCGTTAGCCTAAACAATAGCATTGATTTTTGGCCCAAATAATGCTTGAAGTTTCCTAAACTTGATATTTGTTTACTGCTTATGACACATTCATGGTGGTGCGTCATCTATCCTCTAGCTAAATGACATTAGTGACCCTACATAGTGTCAGACTAGTTGGAGATATCTTCAGCGGATGATAGCGGACAATACTGAGGCTGACACAATTGTTAAACCGCTGCAATGATTGACCTTTGGCATGCCTAAGTGCGGGTATTTGTCAAAGGATTCAAAGCCACGACTTGCTTGCAATTTTTCTCGTCCTTCTTAATTTCTACCATCTTCAGTCTCAGTTACTAATCTTTGGGACTTGCAATATCTATGTGAGTTTGGTTTTTCCAAGTCTCTTATTCTAATTTTCGTTGAATTGATGTTCATATATTTCAATTTTAGGTTGTTGAAGTCGTTATCGACCTTAAATTAAGTTTGCACAGTATCCTCGATGCGAGTCTGCCGATGGGCCAACACGTGGATTTATAGTATCACACGAACCTGAGGATTTAGAAGGGCGGTGAAGGTACGATACGCTTTTATTTAGCACTGGGATGTCTGCAAAAAGGCGTCAATGTGCTCTGTATGATGCACCTTCCAACTTATGTAATTCTGAGCAAGCCAAAATGCCGAGAAAAGTGCGGAATTCCGTCTGGGAATCGTTTTAAACGACGAAGATCATGAGTTGCATCTCATCCGCGTTTAGCATTTATTTCCCAACTCGGTTATTGTCTTTATGGATCCAACACATGGCAGTCATTTTTCTGCAGAATAGCTGAGTGAAATGTGCTACTTTGTTGGGGGTGTAAAGCATCTCTTTCTTCGCCCTACCCGCTACTGAAGCTAATTTCAACTTTATCGCAGTGTTCACGACTTAGGCATCCTAAATATTATTCACATAATAGTGTTATATAACACTATTTTAGGATGCAATTGTTTCTTTCTCCACATCATCCTGATGAATGTCCCACTTTGCGGCCCGTATCACCACCAACCGAGACGAATCTATGGTGCGGGAATATGACTTGACCGAAAAGATACCTGAGTGGGATTAGCTGTGACATATATGGCTAAAAGAGTAGCACACTCTACGGATAGGCCCCAGAAAGTGTACTCAGGTTTCTTCCGTTATGAAGAACATCTATTGTGTTTTCTTGCTGCTTGGTGCGTTTTTCGCCGGTATCAGTGCAACCGTGTTCCAAAACATCGGTCAATTATCAACTACTTCGTTCGATTTCATTGTCGTTGGAGGTGGGTCTATTTTATTGATGTATTGATACGGGGTTTTTGACCTCAAACCAATAGGAGGAACTGCAGGACCTGTTGTCGCAAACAGACTATCTGAAAACCCAAATTTTCACGTTCTGGTCATAGAAGCGGGGCCAACGTCAGTTGTTGACATTTAACGTCTATGTCACTAatttgacgtattttattAAAAGAAATGAAGGCGTTTTGAATGCCATGATACCCAGTTTCTCAGTACAATTACAACAGACAACCTTCGACTGGAACTACACCACGGTCCCTGGGATAGGTCTCAATAATCGTACACTGGCCTACCCTAGAGGTCGTATCCTTGGAGGATGTAGTTCTCACAGTAAGCATTTAAAGCAATTACAGTGGTACGTCTAACTGTTGATTTTAATATGCTAGATGCCATGTTTTATACGAGGGGGTCTATGGATGACTATGATCGTTGGGCAAATATTACTGGCGATGACGGATGGAACTGGAAGAACATTCTCCCGTACATCTTGAAGGCAAGACTATTCATTTATGTACGTTCCAATGCTGATGTTTTTATCAGAACGAGAAGTGGACACCCCCGTCTGATGAGCACAACACTACTGGAGAATTTAACCCTGTAGTTCACGGATTTAACGGGTTAATGTTTACAAGTCTACCTGGAAGCCCTCAGACTATTGACAACATGATCTTGGAGGTTCCCGATCAACTTCCTGACCAATTCCCATTCTTACTGGACATGAACGCCGGGAAACCGTTGGGTCTAGGTTAGTGGACACAAAACACACTACTCGTTGCGATATATTAAACAGGCTATATATTTTGTCAACAGGATGGTTTCAAGGTACCATAGGAAATGGAACCCGAAGTAGCGCTGCGACTGCCTATCTTTCTACAGCATTTACAAATCGGCCTAACCTTCATGTATTATTGAATACAAAGGTCAAACGAATTTCTGGATCAAAAATTCACGGAATTCCAGCCCTGAACAACGTTGAAATCGATGGTAAATATTTAGAAATGACACGTTAAGATTATGAACGTATACTTTTTGCTCAGGCTCCCAATTGACGCTGACGGCAGAAAAAGAGGTCATCTTGTCGGCGGGCCCAATAAATACGCCTCAAATCCTCATGAACTCCGGCATAGGAGACCGCAACGTCCTAGCGAAGCTCCAAATTCCAACTGTGTTACATCTCCCAAGTGTAGGCCAAAACTTAACAGACCAACCCATTACCACAGTTCTGTATTCTGTGAACTCGAATAAACCTTTGGACAAGTAAAGCTGTTTTCTCTCGAGTTTCCCAACACTCACTATGGATACCTTAGCTTGGATACAAATGCTACCCTTCAGGCCCAGGCATTGGCTCAATGGGAGTTCAACAGAACAGGTCCATTGGTTGATCCCGGTCCAAACTTCATTGCATGGTCACGACTTTCTTCTAACTCTGCGATCATCAAAGAATTTGGAGATCCATCAGCAGGCCAGAATACTCCCCATCTGGAGCTTGCGCCGTTCGTGCGTCTTTGTTTTGCATTGCCATTCAATATTGGAACGTTAATGTAAATGTTTCATTGACGCGTTCAGTCGGCGTTTTCAATAGCTTCCCAGCCAGGACATACAGGAGGCATGGCTATAGCCGTGGTGACTCCAAAATCTC from Psilocybe cubensis strain MGC-MH-2018 chromosome 7, whole genome shotgun sequence encodes:
- a CDS encoding Pyranose dehydrogenase 3; its protein translation is MKNIYCVFLLLGAFFAGISATVFQNIGQLSTTSFDFIVVGGGTAGPVVANRLSENPNFHVLVIEAGPTNEGVLNAMIPSFSVQLQQTTFDWNYTTVPGIGLNNRTLAYPRGRILGGCSSHNAMFYTRGSMDDYDRWANITGDDGWNWKNILPYILKARLFIYNEKWTPPSDEHNTTGEFNPVVHGFNGLMFTSLPGSPQTIDNMILEVPDQLPDQFPFLLDMNAGKPLGLGWFQGTIGNGTRSSAATAYLSTAFTNRPNLHVLLNTKVKRISGSKIHGIPALNNVEIDGSQLTLTAEKEVILSAGPINTPQILMNSGIGDRNVLAKLQIPTVLHLPSVGQNLTDQPITTVLYSVNSNKPLDNLDTNATLQAQALAQWEFNRTGPLVDPGPNFIAWSRLSSNSAIIKEFGDPSAGQNTPHLELAPFSAFSIASQPGHTGGMAIAVVTPKSRGSVTLNSTDPFGKPIIDLGFFTDEFDIRAMIEAIKLSQVFYQAPVWKDYIISQVAPAVNATDAELEQYIRSTSATTLHGVGTAAMSAPDADYGVVNPNLLVKGASGLRIVDASIMPFINSGHPQAPVYAIAERASDLIKSCNLHIDMTIIKIQALAAAFSNF